Part of the Pan paniscus chromosome 3, NHGRI_mPanPan1-v2.0_pri, whole genome shotgun sequence genome is shown below.
tcattttaaaatgcatttgcaCTTGATCTCCAAGCCTACTAATTTAGTTCCCTATACAGATCACTCTTCCTCACTTTActactgaattatttatttaggaaattattatttttacccCAGGTTGTCTCTTTAGAGCTTCACTAAAACCTTCATTagtgttctattttttattatttttctaatcaaaATGTCATCTGTCTCCTTCAGCAATTGTTTTACTAGTTGTGCATTTTTATTCATTGCCttattcttcatattttttacTGGGCTCCCCTGGGCTTCTTTAAGTGGCTTCTTGAGATTTTATAGATCTCCAAGGCACAAACCCTTCGGCCTCTTGTGGGGCAGATTTAAGAGGTACACTCATGCAGAACCAAAAACTACCTACTTAAGGTGTCCAGAAATCTCCTTTCAGAATCCACCACTCTCTGGCCTTTGGCCTGGGGTTATTGATGCTAACCTTAGGTTTTTCCACCCCAATAGAGCCAAAATAAAATCCATGATTTTCACCTACATCTGGAGCCCCACACAGTTTAGCATCACAGTTGTCTAGCACTGCTTATAGGCGCCAAAACTGTTGACTCAGGATTAATTGGTTTGAAAGCAGACGAGGGTGATTTTCTAGGAACCATATTGCTGGAATCCTTTTGTCTATAAGCAGAAGTAGATCAAGTGTGCATAAGTCACATCGTCACTCACTCTTTCAAGCTCTATTAGGGGTACAGTATCATAATCTCTCTCTTACTCTTTCAAGCTATTTTATGTCACTATCACTTCTTTCAGCTCTAATAAACACAAAACCCAGGGAGCACTTAGAGAGAGAAGAGATTGATCAGCAGctcaatctctttttcttttgctcagcatCCTCAGCAGGTTGCTTTCAGCTTCACAGAGTTGTTTACAAAGACAGAAAGGAGAGAGTAGTGGAGAGGTAATGCTGCCCCCATTCCCACGTAGAAAGCTTTCCCCATGGTCAAATCAGATTCACATGATTACCTTAGCTGCAAGAGAGCCTGGGAAAGAGGGTGAttcacatttttaacatttatcatGGTGAGAGAAGGAAATTGCTGTTAGGCACACAACTGATATGGCTTGCCATATTCTCAGAGGACTATTAGGGTTTAAGTCATGGGGTGGGAAAAATATGTCTCTGGCTACCTAATAAATCTGTTTTCTTGAATTGAGTGATAGCTGCCTCCTTCTGCTTGTGGAGTGTCCATGTGTGTGGGGCAGTGTTGAAGACAGACATGTCATTTTCCCAATATCTCTTGTCCTGCTACTCTGCCTCAAGGCTTCATCTGTACTTTGTGCTTAAAAATTCCTCCTGAAATCTGGCATATCTTTGATCAACAGTCCTAGCTTCTAACATTGTTGAaaatttacatttgcttttgagaTTTCCTAAGAATTTCATGGGAAAGTTGATAAAGGGTGTGGGGTGTGGTTTCTGAATGCCCTTGGCTTTGGTGCCAGAATTGGCATCAAGGACTTGGCCCCAGTGACTCCACAGTGAAGCAGGTGCTCCTTTGCATTCACCCAACTGCATGATGTCAGTAGCTACAGCCATGGACAACTGATGTCACCCAAGGCAAGGTGAGGGCAGATCAGTCCCTGTTAACCACAATTCTATATACAATCTTGAGAAGATATTTTTCAACGTACAGAAAGAAAGCCTAATTGACAGCCAAGAGCTTAGCTGCTTTGAAGTTGTTAATGAACAAGATAATAACAGGTTTTACTTTTTGCAATGGTATAATTTTTCCTCTAAAAATTTCTGCTAATTTTTGGGAATTGCGATAAAAGAATAAGTCCCTTAATGTTAGGTGATTAATTTATGTTATACTAGATCATATGACATATGGTGACTGCAAATGATCTAATACTCAAAGGCAGTTTTTCAGAAGGAGCAGAAAAGGCAAGTCAGGGTTAGCAAAGTTCAGGCAGAGACCTGGACTATACTGAACTATACTGTTTAgataaaaaaatactgaattattttaaaaaatgaatgttttagCAAATGAGCACAGTTTTATATGGTGAGAATGAAGTTAGCAGTTTGTGATTGTTTGGCTAGCCATGGAGAGCCTTCTATTCCAAATGAGGAGTTTATCTAGTTATGATGAAATATTTTGGGGAAGAgggataaaatagaaaaaaaattaacaacaggtttaaaaaatctttcatatgacatattttcttcttgattcttAGAGGATGAAGCACCCATCACCGCCTGTTACACTGATTTAGATACGCCCCAAGTGTCTAATCCCCAAACATAAAACATTCTGTTGTCTCGTGGTATCTTGCCACTCAAAATGTGGTCCAGAGGCCAGCAGTATCTTATCACTTGGGAGCTAGTTAAAAATGTAGAACCCATACATCCAGCAAGTAGCTGATTTATATGCTCTGAGTGAGGGTCCGAGCCACCTGCCATTTTGCTGGAGGAGCCCCTTGGGCtgtaataaacatttataatgtCTTTCATCTTTGAGTGGATCTACAGTGGCTTCAGCAGTGTGCCCCAATTCCTAGGACTCAACAAGAAATCTGGAAAACTTTTATTCTTAGGTTTAAACAATACAGGCAAAACCATTCTTCTTCACATGATCAAAGATGACAGATTGGGCCAACGTATTCCAACACTACATCTGACATCAAAAGGGCCAACGTATTCCAACACTACATCTGACATCAAAAGAGCTAACAATTGTTGGAATGACTTTTACAACTTTTGACCTTGGTCAGCACGAGCAAGCATGTCGAGTttggaaaaattgtctcccaGCAATGAATGGGATTATCTTTCTGGTGGACTGTGCAGATCATTCTCGCCTTATAGAATCCAAAGTTGAGCTTAATGCTTTAATGGCTGATGAAACAATATCCACTATGCCAATCCTTATCTTGGGTAACAAAATTGACAGAACAGATACAATCAGTGCAGAAAAACTCAGTGAGATATTTGGGCTTTATGGACAGACCACAGGAAAGGGGAATGTGACCCTGAAACAGCTGAATGTTCGCCCCGTGGAAGTGTTCACATGTAGTGTGCTCCAGAGGCAAACCTACAGGGAGGGTTTCTGAAGTTTTGACAGTGAAAATAAGAGTTTTACTTCTCTGGACTGATCCTATTCACAGCTTCCTCATGAATTTTTCTAATAGAACAAGGAAAGCTCTGCAACTATGTCTGGCATTGTGAAGCCTAGAGTCTCTGTCAACTCTCTCATTACCCAGTAGTGATATGTGCCCTTCTCCACACCGTTGGAAGGTAATGCTGCCCCACGTGCAGTATTCTGGTCAGTATCCTGGGACTTGGAAGTTGGCAGGATTTGCCGGGTAAAGCTGTGTGCCATTGTGGGGCACCTGAAAAGAAAATCATGTCTCACCACTGTAATTGATTTCAAAAAAAAgcgattctattttttaaagaaagtgttGTTAATGTAATTGGTATCCCTCCTCACTTTTTTAGTTATCAGTTTACTTGGTCTagagttttctattcttttttattaactAGTTAATGATACTTAGATACTTCATAAAATTATGCACAGATACACATTGGAGACCAGAGCTCATTTGGGTGAACTTACTCCTGCTGAGTTAGCAGGTTGGTGAGAGAAACTCCCCTGAGCACATCTGTCTCTCTAACTGCCTTGGAGTAGGTGGCATTATCCTGTCCACACAGAACCAGAAAAGGGACAGAACTCTGGCCTTGCAGTTGTGGCAGGTTTCACTGTGGTAAACTAGGGTCATTCCTCATCAAGGAATGTGTAGCAGATTGTTGACTGTGGAGAAGTTAATTATAGAGTGGGTTATTCTTACTTACAAAGTTACAGATTTCAGCCAGTCTCTGCTTTTGTACTTctgtgaaattttatttctctctatagcaccttttt
Proteins encoded:
- the LOC100990721 gene encoding GTP-binding protein SAR1a-like isoform X1, with protein sequence MSFIFEWIYSGFSSVPQFLGLNKKSGKLLFLGLNNTGKTILLHMIKDDRLGQRIPTLHLTSKELTIVGMTFTTFDLGQHEQACRVWKNCLPAMNGIIFLVDCADHSRLIESKVELNALMADETISTMPILILGNKIDRTDTISAEKLSEIFGLYGQTTGKGNVTLKQLNVRPVEVFTCSVLQRQTYREGGRYISETVDLGSAPTLSTYCK
- the LOC100990721 gene encoding GTP-binding protein SAR1a-like isoform X2 is translated as MSFIFEWIYSGFSSVPQFLGLNKKSGKLLFLGLNNTGKTILLHMIKDDRLGQRIPTLHLTSKELTIVGMTFTTFDLGQHEQACRVWKNCLPAMNGIIFLVDCADHSRLIESKVELNALMADETISTMPILILGNKIDRTDTISAEKLSEIFGLYGQTTGKGNVTLKQLNVRPVEVFTCSVLQRQTYREGF